In one window of Henckelia pumila isolate YLH828 chromosome 1, ASM3356847v2, whole genome shotgun sequence DNA:
- the LOC140881853 gene encoding probable WRKY transcription factor 33, whose product MASSGGSLNTCQSHHQSFSNFSTQYFTSDLLAADQSSSAMNQEKSSFNWVNSDHQKSIEIPKYKSFPPSSLPVSPPPVSPSSYLSIPPSLSPSVLLDSPVLFSSGANVLPSPTTGAFAAKLDQEDTKFSDFSFHSLTRPSHDSASSIFPSNSTDSFRRQQQEKGTFHLLDKRTEFPTIKSALKSEPSQMHSFGSQEISTIQSSLENTSTPQPNQLIQYGQPSQYVREQKRSDDGYNWRKYGQKQVKGSDNPRSYYKCTFPNCPTKKKVERNLDGHITEIVYKGNHNHPKPQSTRRSSSNNSVQNVAYNNFGIQNQSNSFLENGQMESVATPPENSSASFGDDDFEQGSSLSNSKDEDENEPEAKRWKGENENEGISTAGSRTVREPRIVVQTTSDIDILDDGYRWRKYGQKVVKGNPNPRSYYKCTYNGCPVRKHVERASHDLRAVITTYEGKHNHDVPAARGSGSYTMSRPPPTAANNAPTAIRPSAIGTHSNGTSYPNPTRMQTMQHQTPYTLQMLHDTDSFGFSGFGNSAGAYANHMQQTENSQSIAKEEPRDDSFFDSFLN is encoded by the exons ATGGCTTCTTCTGGAGGCAGCTTGAATACCTGTCAATCTCATCACCAAAGCTTCTCCAATTTCTCCACCCAATACTTCACTTCCGATCTTCTTGCTGCTGATCAATCTTCATCGGCCATGAATCAAGAGAAATCTTCTTTCAACTGGGTCAACTCCGATCACCAAAAAAGCATAGAAATCCCAAAGTACAAGTCGTTTCCGCCGTCTTCTTTGCCGGTTTCTCCGCCACCTGTTTCTCCTTCTTCTTATCTTTCCATTCCTCCGAGTTTGAGCCCTTCTGTGCTGCTTGATTCCCCTGTTCTTTTCTCTTCTGGCGCTAAT GTTCTTCCTTCTCCGACAACCGGGGCTTTTGCTGCTAAGCTGGATCAGGAGGACACCAAGTTTTCTGACTTCTCTTTCCATTCCCTTACAAGGCCTTCTCATGATTCTGCATCATCCATTTTTCCCTCCAATTCTACG GATTCATTCAGAAGACAACAGCAAGAAAAGGGAACGTTTCATTTACTTGACAAGCGAACTGAGTTTCCTACAATAAAGTCTGCACTAAAATCAGAACCATCCCAAATGCATAGTTTCGGTTCTCAAGAAATATCCACGATTCAAAGCAGCTTGGAGAATACATCTACCCCACAGCCTAATCAGTTGATCCAATATGGTCAACCATCTCAGTATGTTAGGGAGCAAAAAAGATCCGACGATGGTTACAATTGGAGGAAGTATGGACAAAAACAAGTCAAGGGAAGCGACAATCCTCGGAGTTACTACAAATGCACGTTTCCGAACTGTCCCACGAAGAAGAAGGTGGAGAGGAATTTGGATGGACACATTACTGAAATAGTATACAAAGGGAATCATAATCATCCGAAGCCTCAATCTACTCGGAGATCGTCGTCTAATAATTCGGTTCAGAATGTTGCATACAATAACTTTGGAATCCAAAACCAATCAAACTCGTTTCTTGAGAATGGTCAGATGGAATCTGTGGCAACCCCACCCGAGAATTCATCTGCTTCTTTTGGAGATGATGATTTTGAACAGGGATCCTCACTTAGTAACTCGAAAGATGAGGACGAGAATGAACCAGAGGCCAAGAGATG GAAAGGGGAAAATGAGAATGAAGGGATATCAACTGCTGGTAGTAGAACCGTTCGAGAGCCAAGAATCGTCGTTCAAACGACAAGTGATATCGACATTCTTGACGATGGTTATAGATGGAGGAAGTATGGACAGAAAGTGGTTAAGGGCAACCCGAATCCTAG GAGCTACTACAAATGCACATACAATGGTTGTCCGGTTAGGAAACATGTAGAGCGAGCATCCCACGACTTAAGGGCGGTGATCACTACATACGAGGGGAAGCACAACCATGATGTCCCCGCAGCACGCGGTAGTGGCAGCTACACTATGAGCAGGCCGCCACCAACCGCCGCCAACAACGCCCCAACCGCAATAAGACCCTCTGCTATCGGCACCCATTCCAACGGGACAAGCTACCCGAACCCGACGAGAATGCAAACAATGCAACACCAAACACCATACACACTTCAAATGCTCCACGACACCGATAGTTTCGGATTCTCGGGGTTCGGAAACTCTGCAGGTGCCTATGCCAATCATATGCAACAGACAGAGAATTCCCAGTCGATAGCCAAGGAAGAACCAAGAGACGACTCGTTCTTTGACTCGTTTCTCAACTGA